Proteins from a genomic interval of Solea solea chromosome 10, fSolSol10.1, whole genome shotgun sequence:
- the LOC131466511 gene encoding phospholipid phosphatase 3-like, translated as MFMSDGFGPQSGGVSASNAELHLKVADNHKSSLPAAAAAAGMRMENSSGKKLLDISGPALSKRKLLVGLDLLCLFLASIPFFACELKAVSPYRRGFMCGDPSITYPYLPQEAIPDELLIAGGIIITGVTIALGECYRVRFQGVSSKAFVTNLYVSRLYKELGCFLFGCCVGQSLTNMAKLSVGRLRPHFLSVCGVTYASLNCTPGSYVATVSCRQSDHPSEEEARKSFFSGHASFAMYTMLYLAFYLQARWTWRGARLLRPALQFFLVVLAFYTGLTRISDYRHHPSDVLTGYIQGALTAYWVAFHISSMFKSCSPDLSPTETLNAALSPHHSVC; from the exons ATGTTCATGTCGGATGGGTTTGGGCCGCAGAGCGGCGGTGTGTCCGCCTCCAACGCGGAGCTGCATCTTAAAGTAGCGGACAACCACAAGAGCAGCCTgcccgcagcagcagcagcagcagggatgaGGATGGAGAACAGCAGTGGGAAGAAACTCTTAGACATTTCTGGACCTGCTTTATCTAAACGAAAACTTCTGGTCGGCTTGGACCTCCTGTGCCTCTTCCTTG CCTCCATTCCTTTCTTTGCATGTGAGCTGAAGGCAGTGAGTCCTTACAGAAGAGGCTTCATGTGTGGGGACCCCAGCATCACCTATCCTTATCTGCCACAAGAGGCCATACCAGATGAGTTACTCATCGCTGGCGGCATCATCATCACCGGCGTCACA ATCGCCCTTGGGGAGTGTTACAGGGTGCGTTTCCAAGGCGTCAGCTCCAAGGCCTTTGTCACAAACTTGTACGTGTCCCGTCTGTACAAGGAGCTGGGTTGCTTCCTGTTTGGCTGCTGCGTCGGCCAATCACTGACCAATATGGCCAAACTGAGCGTGGGGCGGCTGCGGCCGCACTTCCTGTCCGTGTGCGGCGTCACCTATGCGTCACTCAACTGCACGCCGGGAAGCTACGTGGCAACAGTGAGCTGCCGGCAGTCTGATCACCCGTCAGAGGAAGAGGCAAG GAAGTCCTTCTTCTCAGGCCACGCTTCCTTCGCCATGTACACAATGCTCTATTTAGCA TTTTATCTGCAGGCACGGTGGACTTGGCGAGGGGCTCGCCTGCTGAGACCTGCACTGCAGTTCTTCCTGGTTGTGCTTGCATTCTACACAGGTTTGACTCGGATCTCAGATTACCGGCACCACCCGTCCGATGTGCTAACGGGCTACATACAGGGAGCCCTCACCGCTTACTGGGTG GCCTTCCACATCTCATCCATGTTTAAAAGCTGCAGTCCAGATCTGTCTCCCACTGAGACCCTTAACGCCGCCTTGTCACCCCACCATTCTGTCTGCTAA